A part of Gossypium hirsutum isolate 1008001.06 chromosome A07, Gossypium_hirsutum_v2.1, whole genome shotgun sequence genomic DNA contains:
- the LOC121232056 gene encoding malate synthase, glyoxysomal-like, which yields MIGLGSYGYTAPSSKKINAYDVPQGVDIRGRFDEEFAKILTKDALQFVADLQREFRNHIKYAMECRKEAKRRHNEGALPGFDPATRYIREGKWTCAPVPPAVADRRVEITGPVERKMIINALNSGAKVFMADFEDALSPSWENLMRGQINLKDAVEGTITFNDKARNRVYKLNNEIARLFVRPRGWHLPEAHIFIDGEPATGCLVDFGLYFYHNYANFRNTQGQGFGPFFYLPKMENSREAKIWNSVFDKAEKMAGIEKGSIRATVLIETLPAVFQMDEILYELRDHSVGLNCGRWDYIFSYVKTFQGHPDRLLPDRGQVGMTQHFMRSYSDLLIRTCHRRGVHAMGGMAAQIPIRDDPTANEAAFELVRKDKQREVKAGHDGTWAAHPGLIKTCMEVFTNTMGNSPNQIETVKREDASNLTEDDLLQRPRGVRTMEGLRLNTRVGIQYLAAWLTGSGSVPLYNLMEDAATAEISRVQIWQWLKYGVELDGDGLGVRVNHVFGRVVEEEMARIEREVGKEKFKKGMYKEACKIFTRQCTASTLDEFLTLDAYNYIVIHHPKDVSSKL from the exons ATGATTGGCCTTGGGAGTTACGGTTACACTGCACCATCTTCCAAAAAAATCAACGCCTACGATGTTCCTCAAGGCGTCGATATTCGTGGTCGATTCGATGAAGAATTCGCTAAGATTTTAACAAAGGATGCCTTACAATTCGTCGCTGATTTGCAGAGAGAGTTCAGGAACCATATTAAGTACGCGATGGAATGTCGCAAAGAGGCGAAAAGACGACACAATGAAGGGGCGTTGCCTGGTTTCGATCCTGCAACGAGGTATATTAGAGAAGGGAAATGGACTTGTGCGCCGGTTCCGCCTGCGGTGGCTGATCGGAGGGTCGAAATTACAGGGCCGGTGGAGAGGAAGATGATCATCAACGCTCTTAACTCGGGAGCTAAAGTGTTTATG GCTGATTTTGAGGATGCACTGTCACCAAGTTGGGAAAATCTTATGAGAGGTCAAATAAACTTAAAGGACGCAGTGGAAGGAACAATAACGTTCAACGACAAAGCAAGGAACAGGGTTTACAAGCTGAATAATGAAATAGCAAGGCTATTTGTTCGGCCACGAGGTTGGCACTTACCGGAGGCTCATATTTTCATCGACGGGGAGCCTGCAACTGGTTGTCTAGTGGATTTTGGCCTTTATTTTTACCACAATTATGCCAATTTCCGCAACACTCAAGGTCAAGGCTTTGGACCCTTCTTTTATCTTCCTAAGATGGAGAATTCAAG GGAAGCAAAGATATGGAATAGTGTGTTTGATAAGGCAGAAAAGATGGCAGGCATAGAGAAAGGAAGCATAAGAGCAACAGTTCTAATCGAAACACTACCAGCAGTCTTCCAAATGGATGAAATCCTTTATGAGCTCAGGGATCACTCTGTTGGTCTCAACTGCGGCCGATGGGATTATATTTTCAGCTACGTTAAGACCTTCCAAGGTCACCCGGACCGGTTGTTGCCGGATCGGGGTCAAGTTGGTATGACCCAACACTTCATGAGGAGTTACTCCGATCTCCTCATCCGAACCTGTCATCGACGCGGCGTCCATGCCATGGGCGGTATG GCAGCACAAATTCCCATTAGAGATGATCCAACAGCAAATGAAGCAGCCTTTGAACTTGTAAGAAAAGATAAACAAAGAGAAGTTAAAGCAGGGCATGATGGAACATGGGCAGCTCATCCAGGTCTCATCAAAACATGCATGGAAGTTTTCACCAACACCATGGGGAACTCTCCGAACCAAATCGAAACTGTCAAGCGCGAAGACGCTTCCAACTTAACTGAAGACGATTTATTACAAAGGCCTCGAGGTGTTCGTACGATGGAAGGCCTTCGTTTGAACACTCGTGTCGGGATCCAATACTTAGCAGCTTGGTTAACCGGTTCGGGTTCGGTCCCGCTTTATAACCTAATGGAAGATGCTGCGACAGCCGAGATCAGTAGGGTTCAAATCTGGCAGTGGTTGAAATATGGTGTTGAATTAGACGGTGATGGACTTGGGGTTCGAGTGAACCATGTGTTCGGGCGAGTGGTTGAAGAAGAAATGGCTCGGATCGAACGTGAGGTCGGAAAAGAGAAGTTTAAGAAAGGAATGTATAAAGAAGCATGCAAGATTTTTACTCGCCAATGCACTGCTTCAACTTTGGATGAGTTTTTGACACTTGATGCTTATAATTACATTGTCATTCATCATCCAAAGGATGTTTCTTCTAAGCTTTGA